Proteins from a single region of Kluyveromyces lactis strain NRRL Y-1140 chromosome C complete sequence:
- the FSF1 gene encoding Fsf1p (highly similar to uniprot|Q12029 Saccharomyces cerevisiae YOR271C Hypothetical ORF) — translation MASSVPGPIALPESRYDLSTYWGRVRHCAEISDPTMLLTSSDDLQQARKIISAYRHGELKETTPEFWHAKKQLDSTVHPDTGETVFLPFRMSCCVPSNLIVTAGMLTPNMGTAGTLFWQWANQSLNVAVNGANANKSHPMSTTQLITNYTMAVTASCGVAVGLNKLVPRLKHLSANTKMILGRLVPFAAVVSAGIVNVFLMRGGEIRKGISVYDSNGDEVGKSKKAAFIAVAETAFSRISNATPIMVIPPLILVKLQKTVLKGKSMAVQTAANLGVILVTSFIALPFALAVFPQYQSISVSSLEPELKNKVDSNKKPIETVYFNRGM, via the coding sequence ATGGCATCCAGTGTCCCAGGTCCAATTGCCCTACCAGAATCTCGTTATGATCTAAGCACCTATTGGGGACGTGTTCGTCACTGCGCAGAGATTTCTGATCCAACGATGTTGTTAACGAGCAGTGATGATCTTCAACAAGCTCGCAAAATCATCAGTGCATATCGCCATGGagagttgaaagaaacgACGCCTGAGTTCTGGCATGCAAAGAAACAGCTAGATTCTACTGTTCATCCTGATACTGGTGAAACTGTGTTTCTCCCATTCCGTATGTCCTGTTGTGTGCCCTCAAATCTGATAGTTACTGCTGGTATGTTAACTCCTAATATGGGTACCGCTGGTACCCTGTTCTGGCAATGGGCTAATCAATCATTGAATGTTGCTGTTAATGGGGCCAATGCAAACAAATCTCATCCTATGTCCACCACTCAATTGATTACCAATTATACTATGGCCGTCACTGCATCGTGTGGTGTGGCAGTAGGTTTGAACAAACTAGTTCCAAGGCTGAAACATCTATCAGCAAACACTAAAATGATCTTGGGACGTCTTGTACCCTTCGCAGCTGTTGTATCAGCAGGTATAGTTAATGTATTCTTGATGAGGGGAGGCGAAATCCGTAAAGGAATCTCAGTTTATGACTCCAATGGAGATGAGGTTGGCAAATCAAAAAAAGCAGCCTTCATCGCTGTTGCTGAAACAGCGTTCAGTAGAATATCAAATGCTACACCAATCATGGTTATCCCGCCGTTGATCTTGGTTAAACTACAGAAGACTGTATTAAAGGGGAAATCCATGGCAGTTCAAACTGCTGCCAATTTAGGTGTTATTTTGGTCACGTCTTTCATCGCGTTACCATTTGCGTTGGCTGTGTTCCCACAATATCAATCGATCTCCGTTTCAAGTCTGGAACCTGAGCTAAAAAACAAGGTTGATTCTAATAAAAaaccaattgaaacagtGTATTTCAATAGAGGTATGTGA
- the VPH1 gene encoding H(+)-transporting V0 sector ATPase subunit a (similar to uniprot|P32563 Saccharomyces cerevisiae YOR270C VPH1 Subunit of vacuolar-ATPase V0 domain one of two isoforms (Vph1p and Stv1p) Vph1p is located in V-ATPase complexes of the vacuole while Stv1p is located in V-ATPase complexes of the Golgi and endosomes), with the protein MSESVEKQEAVFRSAEMSLVEMYIPQEISRDAVYSLGHTGLVQFRDLNRKVKSFQRTFVSDIRRLDNVERQYRYLVSLLQKFDIPLYQEPLSEEVSASPVPPSTSVIADHVENASILETRMQQLVESSDGLETKKTDLEQFRAALLAADKFFTGESDLSTLNHPPTQDELLELGEGQSLAHRACFVAGVIPRTKVGTLEQILWRAVRGNLYFKHLELDEPFYDPKSKEKVFKNAFIVFSHGDMIIQRIQKIAESLDASIYDVNESSDLRSNQLKETNSRLQDIYTVLDSTNTTLESELFAISKELDGWYRDISHEKAMYEVLNLFAYDSSRKILTAEGWCPTDELTVVQNKLKETCVRLGIASPAIVNVIETSRTPPTFHRTNKFTQAFQDICDCYGIAAYQEANPGLATIVTFPFMFAIMFGDMGHGALMAMAAAVLVLNEKKIGNMKRDEIFDMAYSGRYIVLFMGLFSVYTGFIYNDMFSKSLTLFKSGWKYPESWEVGESITAHQVGVYAFGIDSAWHGTENALLFANSLKMKLSIIVGFIHMFYSYMYSLANDFYFNDMVNIYCNFIPGLLFLSSIFGYLVICIIYKWSVDWVADGKPAPGLLNMLINMFLSPGTIEDELYPGQAKVQVFLLLLALVCIPWLLLAKPLHFKYTQDKHQHQPIALSEDDQVPNSGQVEEYDNEQIEDEDDDEEAGHGENMGDVVIHQVIHTIEWCLNCVSHTASYLRLWALSLAHAQLSTVLWTMTIEIAFGMSGFVGVVMTVALFAMWFVLTCVILVVMEGTSAMLHSLRLHWVESMSKFFKGEGIPYEPFKFVHLELEPEASS; encoded by the coding sequence ATGAGCGAGAGCGTTGAGAAGCAGGAGGCGGTTTTCCGCTCTGCGGAAATGTCTCTTGTTGAAATGTATATTCCTCAGGAAATCTCGAGAGATGCTGTATACTCTTTGGGCCATACCGGTTTGGTCCAGTTTAGGGATTTGAATCGTAAGGTTAAGAGCTTTCAGCGTACCTTTGTGAGCGATATCAGAAGATTGGATAATGTGGAAAGACAATACCGttatcttgtttctttattgcAAAAATTCGATATTCCCCTATATCAAGAACCTTTGTCGGAAGAGGTTTCGGCATCGCCTGTGCCACCAAGCACTTCTGTTATTGCTGATCATGTTGAAAATGCGTCAATATTGGAAACCAGAATGCAACAGTTGGTTGAGTCCAGCGATGGTTTGGAAACTAAGAAGACAGATTTAGAGCAATTTAGAGCTGCTTTGCTCGCAGCCGATAAGTTTTTCACCGGAGAGTCAGATTTATCAACATTAAACCACCCACCCACTCAGGACGAGCTTCTGGAACTCGGCGAGGGCCAGAGCTTGGCTCACAGGGCTTGCTTTGTTGCTGGTGTCATTCCAAGAACTAAAGTTGGTACACTAGAACAAATCTTATGGAGAGCAGTGAGAGGTAATTTGTACTTCAAACATTTAGAATTAGATGAACCATTCTATGATCCgaaatcaaaagagaaagttttcaaaaatgcTTTCATTGTGTTCTCCCACGGTGATATGattattcaaagaattcaaaagattgcAGAATCCTTGGATGCTAGCATTTATGACGTGAATGAATCCTCGGACTTGAGATCAAACCAATTGAAGGAGACTAACTCACGCTTACAAGATATATACACCGTGTTGGATTCCACTAATACCACTTTAGAGAGTGAGTTGTTTGccatttcaaaagaattggatGGATGGTACAGGGACATCTCCCATGAAAAAGCCATGTACGAAgtcttgaatctttttgCATATGATTCCAGTCGCAAAATTTTAACAGCAGAAGGTTGGTGTCCAACTGATGAACTGACCGTTGTTCAAaataaattgaaggaaactTGTGTCAGATTAGGTATCGCTTCGCCAGCTATTGTTAATGTGATTGAAACTTCAAGAACACCACCCACGTTCCATCGTACGAACAAGTTTACTCAAGCATTCCAAGATATCTGTGACTGTTATGGTATCGCTGCTTATCAAGAAGCAAATCCTGGTTTGGCCACTATTGTCACTTTCCCATTTATGTTTGCTATTATGTTTGGTGACATGGGACACGGTGCATTGATGGCCATGGCTGCTGCAGTTCTTGttttaaatgaaaagaaaataggCAACATGAAAAgagatgaaatttttgacATGGCCTACAGTGGTAGATACATTGTGTTATTTATGGGTCTTTTCTCCGTTTACACTGGTTTCATCTACAACGATATGTTCTCTAAATCGTTGACTTTGTTTAAGTCCGGATGGAAATATCCTGAGTCTTGGGAAGTGGGTGAAAGCATCACTGCCCATCAAGTTGGAGTATATGCATTTGGTATAGATTCTGCTTGGCACGGCACAGAAAATGCTTTGCTTTTCGCTAATTCGTTGAAAATGAAGCTTTCCATCATTGTGGGTTTCATTCATATGTTCTACTCCTACATGTATTCTCTTGCCAATGACTTTTACTTCAACGATATGGTGAACATCTACTGTAATTTTATTCCTGGTTTGTTATTCTTATCATCTATCTTTGGTTATTTGGTCATTTGTATCATTTACAAATGGTCTGTGGATTGGGTTGCAGATGGTAAACCTGCTCCTGGTTTGTTGAATATGCTAATTAACATGTTCTTGTCCCCAGGTACTATAGAAGATGAACTATACCCTGGGCAAGCGAAGGTACaagttttccttttattaTTGGCACTTGTTTGTATACCATGGTTATTGCTTGCTAAGCCACTACACTTCAAATATACTCAAGATAAACATCAGCATCAACCAATTGCACTGAGTGAAGACGACCAAGTTCCAAACAGTGGTCAAGTTGAAGAGTATGACAATGAACAAATCGAAGATGAGGACGATGACGAGGAAGCTGGACATGGTGAAAATATGGGTGATGTTGTTATTCATCAAGTTATTCATACCATCGAATGGTGCTTAAACTGTGTTTCCCACACTGCTTCGTACTTACGTTTATGGGCCCTTTCGTTGGCGCATGCTCAATTGTCCACAGTTTTATGGACGATGACAATTGAAATTGCCTTCGGTATGTCCGGATTCGTTGGTGTAGTTATGACAGTGGCATTGTTTGCAATGTGGTTCGTGTTAACTTGTGTGATTCTTGTTGTCATGGAAGGTACATCTGCAATGTTGCACTCTTTACGTTTGCATTGGGTCGAATCCATGTCTAAGTTTTTCAAAGGTGAAGGTATTCCTTATGAGCCATTCAAGTTCGTTCATTTGGAATTGGAACCAGAAGCTTCATCATAA
- the PAC1 gene encoding Pac1p (similar to uniprot|P39946 Saccharomyces cerevisiae YOR269W PAC1 Protein involved in nuclear migration part of the dynein/dynactin pathway targets dynein to microtubule tips which is necessary for sliding of microtubules along bud cortex synthetic lethal with bni1 homolog of human LIS1), whose product MLTYKQRQSLNHAICDYVRQNEGSDELLVQLESVLLPNGSDVIPQDPNLLERKWNSIVRLQSKIMELEKNCEELQKSIDEQQSSTNQISNASSDWCPRDTPSFQITLDASITALCLHPSLPIIFIGLDSGKLLRYDILNVELPLQSTMAHMDGITSISISLPNENGRPAYLATTSKDLNTKIWELELDSTLSHIKTLAGHEHTVSDCQFFERGADLLLATCSRDLYLKIWDISNGWCIKSFQPHTQWIRSLHVHGEFVLTGSNDSAIRLTHWPSGNGLSMGIGHDFPVEKVLILIPDPQHLQPQYQPLGFQHVASASRDGTIRLWKVSLPKFIPHRPPRPNPLDTTFKVIAVLTDHNSWVRDLRQFNDMLFSCSDDGSVKCWSLDWTNLSTTTCKKSWDLSNKGFQNCLTLDNIAFTGLPSRKLLFSGSSEGTLTSFMR is encoded by the coding sequence ATGCTCACATATAAGCAACGCCAGTCATTAAATCATGCTATTTGCGATTATGTACGACAAAATGAGGGCTCAGACGAGCTTCTCGTTCAGCTAGAATCCGTACTTCTTCCCAATGGTTCGGACGTTATACCTCAGGATCCCaatcttcttgaaagaaaatggaatTCTATCGTGAGGTTGCAATCTAAAATCATGGAACTGGAGAAGAATTGTGAGGAATTACAAAAATCTATTGATGAACAACAATCGAGCACGaatcaaatatcaaacGCATCAAGCGATTGGTGTCCCCGTGACACTCCTTCGTTTCAAATCACGTTGGATGCTTCCATCACGGCATTATGCCTTCATCCCAGTTTACCGATCATCTTCATAGGACTAGACTCTGGTAAGTTGCTACGTTACGATATTTTAAACGTGGAACTTCCATTGCAATCTACCATGGCTCATATGGACGGTATAACATCGATCTCGATCTCTTTACCCAATGAGAATGGAAGACCGGCATATTTGGCTACCACCTCGAAGGATTTGAATACCAAAATATGGGAACTAGAATTGGATTCAACGCTGTCTCACATCAAAACGCTTGCCGGGCATGAACACACGGTATCAGACTGccaattctttgaaagaggtGCGGATCTTCTACTAGCTACTTGCTCCAGAGACCTTTACTTGAAAATCTGGGATATATCCAACGGTTGGTGtatcaaatctttccaGCCTCATACCCAATGGATCAGATCTCTTCATGTTCATGGCGAATTTGTCTTGACTGGGTCTAATGATTCTGCCATCAGATTGACACATTGGCCATCAGGCAACGGGCTTTCCATGGGGATAGGACATGACTTCCCCGTAGAAAAAGTTCTTATTCTTATACCAGATCCACAACATCTGCAACCGCAATATCAGCCTTTGGGATTTCAACATGTCGCATCCGCGTCCCGTGATGGTACCATTCGACTTTGGAAAGTGTCTTTGCCAAAGTTTATCCCGCATAGACCACCGCGACCAAACCCGTTGGATACAACTTTTAAGGTAATAGCTGTATTGACAGATCATAACTCTTGGGTTAGAGATTTGCGTCAGTTTAATGATATGTTGTTTTCCTGTAGTGATGATGGATCGGTCAAGTGTTGGTCATTAGATTGGACAAATCTGTCGACGACAACATGCAAAAAATCATGGGATTTATCGAATAAAGGGTTCCAAAACTGTTTAACATTAGATAATATTGCATTCACTGGACTACCGTCCAGAAAGCTTCTTTTCTCAGGTAGCAGTGAAGGAACTTTAACAAGCTTTATGAGGTAA
- the ERG12 gene encoding mevalonate kinase (similar to uniprot|P07277 Saccharomyces cerevisiae YMR208W ERG12 Mevalonate kinase acts in the biosynthesis of isoprenoids and sterols including ergosterol from mevalonate), with product MTVTSAVPTPFIVSAPGKVIIFGEHSAVFNKNAIAASVSSLRTYLLIEQSKDGDGVELDFPDINYDSKWSTEELKTIDSEVVKQAAGLKHLCPKLKEQLNLLLEGLKDSLNYYAALSFLYLYLSLCPNVKGLKFTVKSTLPIGAGLGSSASISVCLALAMARMGGHISCDKSISQEEKEFINHWAFIGECCIHGTPSGIDNAVATYGNAVKFKRQEDGSTKFDQISNFPQLPMVLTNTRIKRSTKILVSGVGDLVNRKPLITEPILEAMNQVALRGSELLSDISKDIHYDELLELIRINHGLLVAIGVSHPGLEVIKQLSDELKIGQTKLTGAGGGGCAFTLLNKDVDHSSVRKFHEKLHSNYGYQIFETGLGGVGCCFVDLKNEQYESLKHLFIDSATVQEVSLALLPSPDGSLTWTA from the coding sequence ATGACTGTGACATCTGCTGTTCCAACTCCATTTATCGTTTCTGCTCCCGGTAAGGTGATTATATTCGGCGAACATTCAGCCGTGTTCAATAAGAATGCTATAGCTGCTAGTGTATCTTCTCTAAGGACGTATTTACTGATCGAACAATCTAAGGATGGCGATGGGGTAGAGCTAGACTTCCCAGATATCAATTATGATTCAAAATGGAGCAcggaagaattgaaaacaatCGACAGCGAAGTTGTAAAACAAGCTGCTGGCCTGAAACATTTATGTCCAAAGCTTAAAGAGCAGTTGAATTTACTTTTGGAAGGTTTGAAGGATTCTTTGAACTACTATGCTGCATTGTCATTCCTATACTTGTACCTAAGTTTGTGTCCCAATGTGAAAGGCTTAAAATTCACGGTGAAATCAACTTTACCGATTGGAGCTGGACTTGGATCTAGTGCGTCAATTTCTGTATGTCTTGCTCTTGCAATGGCAAGAATGGGCGGTCATATCTCATGTGATAAAAGTATCTCCCAAGAGGAGAAAGAGTTTATCAATCATTGGGCTTTCATCGGTGAATGTTGTATCCATGGAACTCCTTCTGGAATCGATAACGCTGTGGCTACATATGGTAACGCAGTTAAATTCAAAAGGCAAGAGGATGGCAGCACCAAGTTTGATCAAATAAGCAATTTCCCACAACTGCCAATGGTCTTAACTAATACAAGAATTAAAAGATCCACTAAAATTCTTGTGTCTGGAGTAGGTGACCTTGTCAACAGAAAGCCGTTGATCACTGAACCTATTTTAGAAGCCATGAACCAAGTGGCTCTCAGGGGTTCAGAGCTATTATCTGATATCTCAAAAGACATTCATTATGATGAATTGCTAGAGTTAATAAGAATTAATCATGGGTTGTTGGTTGCTATAGGTGTATCACATCCGGGTCTAGAAGTTATTAAACAGTTAAgtgatgaattgaaaattggTCAAACAAAGCTTACTGGGgctggtggtggtggaTGCGCCTTCACACTTCTCAATAAGGATGTAGATCATTCCTCAGTAAGAAAATTCCATGAAAAGTTACATTCAAACTATGGATACCAAATTTTCGAAACCGGACTTGGTGGTGTAGGCTGCTGTTTTGTGGATTtaaaaaatgaacaatacgaatctttgaaacaCTTATTTATAGACTCTGCCACTGTGCAAGAAGTTTCATTGGCTCTTTTACCAAGTCCTGACGGTTCACTTACTTGGACCGCATGA